The following are from one region of the Hymenobacter radiodurans genome:
- a CDS encoding AMP-binding protein, giving the protein MPDSALLPDSLLLNGREFHYADIKQYPANTPVDLNGYEAKVLDFCRQWLNGALEFGLQTSGSTGEPQRIALRRQQLAASARRTGDYFDLGPGDRMLVCLNCEYVGGLMMLVRGLELNLHLTIVEPHADPLALVPTEATFDFASFVPLQLRTVLDNGHAARLNTMKAILVGGAAVESGLAQAAQALTVPVYHTYGMTETASHIALRRLNGPDASPTYKVLPGIHVDQDERGCLTVRADVTNDQLIVTNDQVRLLPEEHAFEWLGRADFVINSGGVKVQAEKVEQVLEVALAELNLPPRRAFVAGRPDERLGEQVTAFLEGEALSAAKREQLLALLTERLGRYELPKELLYVAQFQTTASGKLDRRATLKAALATGANSNPNR; this is encoded by the coding sequence ATGCCTGACTCTGCTCTGCTCCCCGATTCTCTCCTGCTCAACGGCCGCGAATTTCACTACGCCGACATCAAGCAATATCCCGCCAACACGCCCGTAGATCTAAACGGCTACGAGGCTAAGGTGCTAGACTTTTGTCGGCAGTGGTTGAATGGAGCGCTGGAATTTGGTTTACAAACCTCGGGCTCTACAGGTGAGCCGCAGCGCATAGCCCTTCGACGGCAGCAGCTTGCAGCCAGTGCGCGGCGCACCGGCGACTACTTCGACCTGGGGCCCGGCGACCGGATGTTGGTGTGCCTAAACTGTGAGTACGTGGGCGGGCTGATGATGCTGGTGCGTGGCCTAGAGTTGAATCTGCACCTGACCATCGTGGAGCCCCACGCCGACCCGCTGGCTCTGGTGCCGACTGAAGCCACCTTTGACTTTGCTTCTTTCGTGCCTCTGCAACTGCGCACGGTGCTGGATAATGGGCACGCGGCCCGGCTCAATACGATGAAGGCCATTCTGGTGGGCGGTGCGGCCGTGGAAAGTGGGTTGGCGCAAGCCGCACAGGCCCTGACAGTGCCCGTATACCACACGTATGGCATGACCGAAACCGCCTCGCATATTGCCCTACGCCGCTTAAATGGCCCCGACGCCTCCCCAACCTACAAAGTCTTGCCTGGCATTCATGTGGACCAAGATGAGCGCGGCTGCCTGACTGTGCGCGCCGACGTCACCAACGATCAGCTCATCGTGACCAATGACCAAGTGCGCCTGCTGCCCGAGGAGCACGCGTTTGAGTGGCTGGGTCGCGCCGACTTTGTGATTAACTCCGGGGGCGTGAAGGTGCAGGCCGAAAAGGTGGAGCAGGTGCTGGAAGTGGCGCTGGCCGAACTAAATTTACCCCCCAGGCGTGCCTTTGTGGCCGGCCGCCCCGATGAGCGCCTAGGCGAGCAAGTCACGGCTTTTCTGGAAGGCGAAGCCCTGTCAGCAGCTAAGCGTGAGCAGTTACTGGCGTTGCTGACCGAGCGCCTGGGCCGGTATGAGCTTCCCAAAGAGCTGTTGTATGTAGCGCAATTTCAAACCACGGCATCCGGCAAGCTTGATCGGCGGGCAACGCTGAAAGCTGCACTGGCGACCGGCGCGAACAGCAATCCGAACAGATAA
- a CDS encoding DUF885 domain-containing protein, translating to MRISVLCTFSLLLVAGGLRAQQKTVQKDIAAALTAIKDFEKQAWKRDSSSNHVLRSRTESSFIAKGLFYQKINAQLKAIKKKDLSFDDQINLELLSHDVLDELAEYQFKSYLNPIQTDAGFHASLASRGNATINSKKDAEQYIILIKDIPRFVDENLQLMRQGISLGITQPREVLNGYEISYTQHIVATAEQSVFWKPFTKKPAAISEADWAALQTTAKAVITKDVISSYQKIKTFFDQDYLPKARPTLGASGFPDGRAYYEDRVRHFTTTSLPSEEVYQLGLREVARIRGEMDKVIRDVKFKGDFKEFIAFLRTDPQFQPKTADALLKDAAYIAKTVEGKLPSLFGKLPRQPFTVVPVPEHLAPNYTAGRYSGAPISSTRAGQYWVNTSNLPNRTLYTLESLTLHEAVPGHHLQNALTQELTDLPEFRRNNYINAFGEGWGLYSEYLGHEMGFYKDPYSLFGRLTYEMWRACRLVIDVGIHSKGWTRAQAVAYLADNTALSLHEVNTEVNRYILWPGQALAYKMGELKIKEMRQKAEAALKDDFDVRAFHDMVLSNGTVTLSILEKMTDRFIQQQQEKTKNKKS from the coding sequence ATGAGAATTTCAGTACTCTGCACCTTTTCCCTACTGCTCGTCGCGGGCGGACTTCGGGCCCAACAAAAGACTGTTCAGAAAGATATTGCCGCCGCTTTGACGGCTATCAAAGATTTTGAGAAGCAGGCATGGAAGCGCGACAGCAGCAGCAATCATGTATTGCGCTCCCGAACGGAAAGCAGCTTTATAGCCAAAGGGCTTTTCTACCAGAAAATCAACGCGCAATTAAAGGCGATTAAGAAAAAGGATCTGTCGTTTGACGACCAGATTAACCTGGAGTTATTAAGCCACGATGTACTGGATGAATTGGCCGAGTATCAGTTCAAATCCTATTTGAATCCCATCCAAACCGATGCTGGTTTTCATGCTAGTTTAGCGTCGAGAGGCAATGCTACTATCAATTCTAAAAAGGATGCCGAGCAGTACATTATTCTCATAAAAGACATCCCGCGTTTTGTCGATGAGAACTTGCAATTAATGCGTCAGGGCATTTCTTTGGGTATCACGCAGCCCCGAGAAGTGCTTAATGGCTATGAAATCAGCTACACCCAGCACATAGTAGCAACGGCTGAGCAATCGGTGTTTTGGAAGCCTTTTACTAAGAAACCAGCCGCAATTTCCGAGGCTGATTGGGCAGCCTTGCAAACTACTGCGAAGGCCGTCATCACGAAGGATGTAATTAGCAGCTACCAGAAGATCAAGACGTTTTTTGATCAGGACTATTTACCCAAAGCTCGTCCCACGCTGGGCGCCTCAGGGTTTCCGGATGGCCGTGCCTATTACGAGGACCGAGTGCGGCACTTTACGACCACCAGTCTCCCGTCGGAAGAGGTGTATCAGCTTGGCTTGAGGGAAGTAGCGCGGATAAGAGGGGAAATGGACAAGGTTATTCGGGACGTGAAGTTCAAAGGCGACTTTAAAGAGTTCATTGCCTTTTTGCGCACCGACCCGCAGTTTCAGCCCAAAACAGCCGATGCCTTATTGAAGGATGCCGCCTACATCGCGAAAACCGTGGAGGGCAAATTGCCTTCGCTCTTTGGCAAACTGCCCCGACAGCCATTTACGGTAGTGCCCGTACCGGAACATTTAGCCCCCAATTATACCGCAGGACGATATTCGGGTGCACCCATCAGCAGCACCCGGGCCGGTCAATACTGGGTAAACACGTCCAACCTACCAAACCGTACGCTGTACACGCTGGAGTCGTTGACGCTGCACGAGGCGGTGCCGGGTCATCATTTGCAGAATGCCTTGACGCAGGAGCTGACCGATTTGCCTGAGTTCAGGAGAAACAACTACATCAATGCCTTTGGCGAAGGCTGGGGCTTGTACAGCGAATACCTGGGGCACGAAATGGGCTTCTACAAGGACCCATATAGCTTATTTGGCCGGCTGACCTACGAAATGTGGCGGGCCTGCCGCCTCGTGATTGACGTGGGCATTCACTCCAAAGGCTGGACGCGGGCCCAAGCCGTGGCCTACCTAGCCGATAACACGGCACTTTCCCTGCACGAAGTAAATACGGAGGTCAACCGCTACATTTTGTGGCCGGGGCAGGCGCTGGCCTACAAAATGGGCGAGTTGAAAATCAAGGAAATGCGCCAAAAGGCGGAAGCCGCGTTGAAAGACGACTTCGACGTTCGCGCCTTTCACGACATGGTGCTTTCCAACGGCACCGTCACGCTCTCTATTTTAGAGAAGATGACAGACCGGTTTATTCAGCAGCAACAGGAAAAAACAAAAAATAAGAAGAGCTAA
- a CDS encoding DUF6370 family protein, whose translation MKSLLLLALLGFFAVSAATAQTTQAAAGVAAAPDKAKEMMVVDASCGQCKLGLPGKSCDLAVRIDGKAYFVDGSDIDSHGDAHAKDGFCSAIRKAEVQGEVVDNRFKASYFKLLPEPAKAN comes from the coding sequence ATGAAGTCTTTGTTACTACTAGCTCTCTTAGGCTTTTTCGCGGTATCCGCGGCCACTGCCCAGACTACCCAAGCCGCTGCTGGTGTAGCTGCCGCCCCAGATAAGGCCAAGGAAATGATGGTGGTAGACGCTTCGTGCGGGCAATGCAAGCTGGGACTCCCGGGCAAAAGCTGCGATTTGGCGGTGCGGATTGATGGCAAAGCCTATTTCGTCGACGGGTCCGACATCGATTCGCACGGGGACGCGCACGCAAAAGACGGCTTCTGTAGCGCCATTCGCAAGGCGGAAGTGCAGGGCGAAGTAGTTGACAACCGCTTCAAAGCCAGCTATTTTAAGCTTTTGCCGGAGCCCGCCAAAGCTAACTAG
- a CDS encoding lipase maturation factor family protein translates to MASESQRTTRALDSSSSYWLTRFVMLRLLGVIYAVAFLVAINQIIPLIGSNGLLPVGIYLKQVSDALGSNGAGFTRLPSLFWLWHSDAALLMAAWVGFVLSCVVVAGYANALLLAMLWFLYISFVHVGQEWYGYGWEIQLTETGFLAIFLCPLLDLRPFPRYAPPMPIIVLFRWLAFRIMLGAGLIKLRGDEIWRNSTVLYYHFETQPIPGPLSRWFHFLPRPMLQVGVWFNWLAEIVAPFFVFWPRVARHIAGAVIVLFQISIILSGNLSFLNWLTIVPALACFDDGFWSRILPRRLVGMAEEAAEHAEESRPLLTTAWVVTALIAILSIKPALNIVSPGQIMNTSFDPLDLVNTYGAFGTVGKERLNVVFEGTMDENPTDQANWKPYIYKGLPVALDERPSQIAPYQLRLDWQMWFASMSSPAEYPWTVNLVWKLLHNDPGTVSLFASNPFPNQPPRYIRAVLYRYSFAEPGNDQGLWWNRERVGIWLRAMSAEDPQLIQVLQSAGWIPLDGPMK, encoded by the coding sequence ATGGCCAGCGAATCTCAACGTACTACGCGGGCCCTGGATAGCTCTTCCTCCTACTGGCTCACCCGCTTTGTTATGCTGCGCCTGTTGGGCGTCATCTATGCCGTGGCTTTTCTCGTGGCAATCAACCAAATCATTCCCCTGATTGGCTCTAATGGCCTCCTTCCCGTAGGAATCTACCTAAAGCAGGTGAGCGATGCACTCGGTTCAAATGGGGCAGGCTTCACCCGTTTACCGTCGCTTTTTTGGCTCTGGCACTCGGACGCGGCCCTGCTCATGGCGGCTTGGGTCGGGTTTGTGCTTTCCTGCGTGGTAGTGGCCGGCTACGCGAATGCCCTGCTGCTGGCGATGCTCTGGTTTCTCTACATTTCCTTTGTGCACGTGGGCCAGGAATGGTATGGTTACGGCTGGGAAATTCAGCTTACGGAAACTGGTTTTCTCGCCATCTTCCTTTGCCCCCTGCTTGATCTGCGGCCTTTTCCGAGGTACGCGCCCCCCATGCCCATCATCGTTTTATTTCGATGGCTGGCTTTCCGCATTATGCTGGGGGCCGGATTAATTAAACTGCGCGGGGATGAAATATGGCGCAACAGTACGGTCCTCTATTACCATTTCGAAACGCAGCCTATTCCCGGCCCGCTGAGCCGCTGGTTCCATTTTCTGCCGCGCCCCATGCTTCAGGTTGGCGTCTGGTTTAATTGGCTGGCCGAGATTGTAGCGCCCTTCTTCGTGTTCTGGCCTCGGGTAGCACGCCACATCGCGGGAGCGGTAATCGTGTTATTTCAGATCAGCATCATTCTGAGCGGCAACCTCTCATTCCTAAACTGGCTGACGATTGTGCCGGCGCTGGCTTGTTTCGATGATGGCTTCTGGTCCAGAATTCTTCCCCGTCGCCTCGTTGGTATGGCAGAAGAAGCGGCTGAACACGCTGAAGAATCCAGACCCTTGCTTACCACCGCCTGGGTTGTAACAGCTCTTATCGCCATTCTAAGCATTAAGCCTGCCCTGAACATCGTGTCGCCGGGGCAAATTATGAACACCTCCTTCGACCCACTGGACCTTGTAAATACCTACGGCGCCTTCGGAACGGTGGGAAAGGAAAGGTTGAACGTGGTGTTTGAAGGAACGATGGATGAGAACCCCACCGACCAAGCCAACTGGAAACCCTATATCTACAAAGGTCTGCCAGTGGCTCTGGACGAGCGGCCGTCCCAAATTGCCCCCTACCAACTGCGGTTAGACTGGCAAATGTGGTTCGCTTCCATGTCGTCCCCCGCTGAGTACCCTTGGACGGTGAATTTGGTCTGGAAACTTTTGCACAACGATCCAGGCACGGTGAGTCTGTTTGCGAGTAATCCTTTTCCCAATCAGCCGCCACGCTATATCCGGGCTGTGCTGTACCGGTATTCGTTTGCGGAGCCCGGCAACGACCAAGGGCTTTGGTGGAATCGAGAGCGAGTAGGCATCTGGCTAAGAGCTATGTCCGCCGAAGATCCGCAGTTGATTCAGGTCCTGCAAAGCGCCGGGTGGATTCCGCTGGATGGACCTATGAAATAA